A single region of the Halorussus gelatinilyticus genome encodes:
- a CDS encoding archaellin/type IV pilin N-terminal domain-containing protein — MFDTDNWRPDRAQVGIGTLIVFIAMVLVAAIAAGVLINTAGFLQTKSEQTGTEATGQVTNRVNVVSTVGIVGNDQSIHMVNLTVMKSSGSGDVNLSTATVEWLGPDSGKILTRADDGVANDTRFNVSTIKDIQNTYPVLVDQGDRFRISLNTAELTENSHGLRESEEFTIKIVTSAGAVTYHHSVPQTLTSQKAVSL; from the coding sequence ATGTTCGACACCGACAACTGGCGGCCCGACCGGGCACAGGTGGGTATCGGTACACTCATCGTGTTCATCGCTATGGTGCTGGTCGCCGCCATCGCAGCGGGCGTACTCATCAACACCGCAGGCTTCCTGCAGACGAAGTCCGAGCAGACGGGCACGGAAGCCACCGGGCAAGTGACCAATCGGGTGAATGTCGTCAGCACCGTCGGCATCGTAGGTAACGACCAGTCCATTCACATGGTGAACCTCACCGTGATGAAGAGTTCCGGGTCGGGTGACGTGAACCTCTCGACGGCCACCGTCGAGTGGCTCGGTCCCGACAGCGGGAAGATTCTGACCAGAGCCGACGACGGCGTCGCCAACGACACGCGGTTCAACGTCAGCACCATCAAGGACATTCAGAACACGTATCCGGTCCTCGTGGACCAAGGCGACCGGTTCCGCATCTCGCTGAACACCGCGGAACTGACCGAGAACTCCCACGGTCTCCGCGAAAGCGAGGAGTTCACCATCAAAATCGTCACGTCGGCGGGCGCGGTTACCTACCACCACAGCGTGCCCCAGACGCTGACCAGCCAAAAAGCGGTCTCGCTGTAA
- a CDS encoding outer membrane protein assembly factor BamB family protein: MSPDEPSTTRRAFLAATGTTAVAGCSGPLSASGSTATTTNDETTSEQSAGNTRDWPQIGRTETHNGYVPALAADDEPSASAETTVSGSLTTPTVVGDTVFVTRGAPGTDGPEATLEAYALASGERLWQTEVGDGEWTQETSPILLDGTLIVPQSDGSEVSVHGLDADTGDVRWHVSTAATRIRGPVAASSHLVVTTAGRHPNQTGESPVEATLRVYEL, encoded by the coding sequence ATGTCGCCCGACGAACCCTCCACCACTCGCAGAGCCTTCCTTGCCGCTACGGGTACGACCGCCGTCGCTGGCTGTTCCGGACCCCTCTCGGCGTCCGGAAGCACGGCCACGACGACGAACGACGAGACCACGTCCGAGCAGTCCGCCGGAAACACACGCGACTGGCCGCAAATCGGTCGGACCGAGACACACAACGGGTACGTGCCCGCGCTCGCCGCCGACGACGAACCGTCCGCGTCGGCGGAGACGACCGTAAGCGGGTCGTTGACCACACCCACCGTGGTCGGCGATACCGTCTTCGTCACTCGTGGCGCGCCGGGAACCGACGGCCCCGAGGCGACCCTCGAAGCGTACGCGCTGGCGTCCGGAGAGCGATTGTGGCAAACGGAGGTAGGCGACGGTGAGTGGACCCAAGAGACCTCGCCGATTCTACTCGACGGTACGCTCATCGTGCCCCAGTCGGACGGAAGTGAGGTGAGCGTCCACGGTCTCGACGCCGATACTGGCGATGTGCGATGGCACGTCTCGACGGCCGCGACCCGAATCCGCGGTCCCGTCGCGGCTTCGAGCCACCTCGTCGTCACGACGGCGGGTCGGCATCCGAATCAAACGGGCGAGTCGCCGGTCGAAGCGACGCTCCGGGTCTACGAGTTGTAA
- a CDS encoding acyl-CoA dehydrogenase family protein yields the protein MDFSLPDEHQMIRDEVRRFCDEEIEPIAQDIEDEHRFPEEIFSQLADLDMMGVPVSEEWGGLGGDQLMYALVTEELGRVSGSIGLSYAAHVSLASKPIELFGTEEQKERWLRPLAEGEYLGSWALTEPGSGSDASDMDTMAEKEGDEWVLNGTKQFITNANVAGSVLVKAVTDPGAGYDGISTFIVDPEQDDGFEVTTVWDKMGLNASPTCEIQLDDVRLPEDRLLGEEGDGWDQTKKTLDGGRISIAALSTGLAQGAFEAAKEYSTEREQFGQPISKFDAIRNKVVSMDRKVERARLLTHKAAWKYDQGNSVSHESALAKLDASEAAREVAEDAVQTLGGYGYTEDFAPQRFFRDAKLMEIGEGTSEIQHLVIGRELGL from the coding sequence ATGGATTTCAGCCTTCCCGACGAGCATCAGATGATTCGGGACGAGGTGCGTCGGTTCTGCGACGAGGAGATCGAACCCATCGCGCAGGACATCGAGGACGAACACCGCTTCCCGGAGGAGATATTCTCCCAACTCGCGGACCTCGACATGATGGGCGTGCCCGTCAGCGAGGAATGGGGCGGTCTGGGCGGCGACCAATTGATGTACGCGCTCGTGACCGAGGAGTTGGGTCGAGTCTCCGGGTCCATCGGTCTCTCGTACGCCGCGCACGTCTCGCTGGCCTCCAAGCCCATCGAACTGTTCGGCACCGAAGAGCAGAAGGAACGCTGGCTTCGTCCGCTCGCGGAGGGCGAGTACCTCGGCTCGTGGGCGCTGACCGAACCCGGTAGCGGGTCGGACGCCAGCGACATGGACACGATGGCGGAAAAAGAGGGCGACGAGTGGGTCCTGAACGGCACCAAGCAGTTCATCACCAACGCCAACGTCGCCGGGTCGGTCCTCGTCAAGGCGGTCACGGACCCCGGCGCGGGCTACGACGGTATCTCCACGTTCATCGTTGACCCCGAGCAGGACGACGGCTTCGAGGTCACGACCGTCTGGGACAAGATGGGCCTGAACGCCTCGCCGACCTGCGAAATCCAACTCGACGACGTGCGACTCCCCGAGGACCGTCTGCTCGGCGAGGAGGGCGACGGCTGGGACCAGACGAAGAAGACGCTGGACGGCGGTCGCATCTCCATCGCGGCGCTCTCGACCGGTCTCGCGCAGGGCGCTTTCGAGGCCGCCAAGGAGTACAGCACCGAGCGCGAGCAGTTCGGCCAGCCCATCTCGAAGTTCGACGCCATCCGGAACAAGGTCGTCTCGATGGACCGGAAGGTCGAGCGCGCTCGCCTGCTGACCCACAAGGCGGCGTGGAAGTACGACCAAGGGAACTCGGTCTCTCACGAGAGCGCGCTCGCCAAACTCGACGCCAGCGAGGCCGCCCGCGAAGTCGCCGAGGACGCAGTGCAGACGCTCGGCGGCTACGGCTACACCGAGGACTTCGCGCCTCAGCGGTTCTTCCGCGACGCGAAACTGATGGAGATCGGTGAGGGGACCAGCGAGATTCAGCACCTCGTCATCGGCCGGGAACTGGGTCTCTAA
- a CDS encoding outer membrane protein assembly factor BamB family protein, translating to MASPSRRDLLRATGLGLAAIAGCAGREAPPNDTTMHTATETRHTETTTQTTTDTMSETATSAPRDCVPESIPENGWPLPDRGPTGANYAPAATGPTEKPTVRWKRTVEEPETEGYLDVALTSPVVTADRIFVGKALYPGTENEMPDENAVHAYDRETGELDWSHPTKATVPESVAVMGEAVYVVTAGSVRAVERRGGVERWRFDPERGVQAATPTDGRIYVSTDSGSVVALRTDGSVAWTASVGDWVGTRPAVHDGTVFVGTGDSRLTALRTDDGGERWSVQLVTSESNAREVPGDVAVTDCGVFATPHGGVVALDFDGRVRWRATGGQYVLSTDGETVYTGTESGRLIALSAADGAVRWRTLLGEGSDQKVEDVSSDPVVADGTLYCSTRPGSLHSLDADTRTENWNLEFDSSSEPEKPAAVDDELFVSVGPSLVALE from the coding sequence ATGGCCTCGCCCTCCCGCCGCGACCTCCTCCGGGCGACCGGGCTCGGTCTCGCCGCCATCGCCGGTTGCGCCGGTCGAGAAGCCCCTCCGAACGACACGACCATGCATACCGCGACCGAGACGCGGCACACCGAAACGACGACCCAGACGACGACCGACACGATGAGCGAAACCGCCACGAGCGCGCCCCGAGACTGCGTTCCGGAGTCGATTCCCGAAAACGGCTGGCCGCTCCCCGACCGCGGCCCGACGGGAGCGAACTACGCACCGGCGGCGACCGGACCGACCGAGAAACCGACCGTCCGCTGGAAGCGGACCGTCGAGGAACCCGAAACGGAGGGCTACCTCGACGTGGCCCTCACCAGTCCGGTGGTCACGGCGGACCGAATCTTCGTCGGCAAGGCGCTCTATCCGGGCACCGAAAACGAGATGCCCGACGAGAACGCCGTCCACGCCTACGACCGCGAGACCGGCGAACTGGATTGGTCGCATCCGACGAAAGCTACGGTCCCAGAGTCGGTCGCGGTGATGGGCGAGGCGGTCTACGTCGTCACGGCGGGGTCGGTCCGCGCGGTCGAGAGACGCGGAGGAGTCGAACGCTGGCGGTTCGACCCGGAGCGGGGAGTTCAGGCGGCGACGCCGACCGACGGTCGAATCTACGTGAGTACCGATTCGGGGTCGGTGGTCGCGCTCCGGACCGACGGGTCGGTCGCGTGGACCGCGTCGGTCGGCGACTGGGTGGGGACTCGCCCGGCGGTCCACGACGGGACCGTCTTCGTGGGAACCGGCGACAGCAGGCTGACGGCGCTCCGTACCGACGACGGAGGCGAGCGCTGGTCGGTGCAGTTAGTGACCTCCGAGTCGAACGCCCGCGAAGTCCCCGGCGACGTCGCCGTGACCGACTGTGGCGTGTTCGCCACGCCTCACGGCGGCGTCGTCGCGCTCGATTTCGACGGGAGGGTTCGGTGGCGGGCGACCGGCGGACAGTACGTCCTCTCGACCGACGGAGAGACCGTCTATACGGGAACCGAATCCGGTCGCCTAATCGCGCTCTCGGCGGCCGACGGAGCGGTCCGGTGGCGGACGCTGCTCGGGGAGGGCAGCGACCAAAAGGTGGAAGACGTCTCCAGCGACCCGGTCGTCGCCGACGGCACCCTCTACTGTTCGACCCGGCCGGGCAGTCTCCACTCGCTCGACGCGGACACCCGGACCGAGAACTGGAACCTCGAGTTCGACTCGTCGTCAGAACCCGAGAAGCCCGCCGCGGTGGACGACGAACTGTTCGTGTCGGTCGGTCCATCGCTGGTCGCGCTGGAGTAA
- a CDS encoding arylsulfotransferase family protein: protein MNGRTPPRVLLAVVVLGLVLSLAVGFVTAGPSPNQRYDRSADIATGDRQQMVETRRGVTVVTAQKGGMRGLSGELVAFRPNGTVLYHTDRHSSYWDVDPSIRGKRTVTYVATKWLNESVCGGGPLLADRGDCRRNVVERLNLTTGERTRLYAHRMEGGRWHDVDVINDTHILVGDIGNEAVFVVNTTSGIREWTWTAESELPITGGGSYDKDWVHINDVELLDDGRIMVDLRNQDQIAFLNRSRGIEANWTLGSENEYDTLREQHNPDYIPEERGGPAVVVADSENDRVVEYQRENGSWNRSWVWTDDAMQWPRDADRLPNGNTLVTDTIGDRVFEVNETGAIVWKIPVERAYEAERLGTGGESAGGPSAAAAGLQSRRAQPPSGLAEQFEEAVRDAVPVQVQNGLLGYFFPWWMGFYDVLATFALVAVLAVWGGLELWWSSLSLPTRLPSSLDSLSSVRLLLLLTGLAAVGYVASVVASLI from the coding sequence GTGAACGGTCGCACGCCGCCCAGAGTCCTCCTCGCAGTCGTCGTCCTCGGACTGGTCCTCTCGCTCGCCGTCGGATTCGTGACCGCCGGGCCGTCGCCCAACCAGCGATACGACCGGTCCGCCGACATCGCGACCGGCGACCGCCAACAGATGGTCGAAACCCGGCGCGGCGTCACCGTCGTCACGGCCCAGAAGGGAGGCATGCGCGGCCTCTCGGGCGAACTCGTCGCCTTCCGGCCGAACGGGACCGTCCTCTACCACACCGACCGACACAGTTCCTACTGGGACGTGGACCCGAGCATCCGGGGGAAGCGGACCGTCACCTACGTCGCAACGAAGTGGCTCAACGAGTCGGTCTGTGGCGGTGGCCCGCTGTTGGCCGACCGAGGGGACTGCCGTCGGAACGTTGTCGAACGCCTGAACCTGACCACCGGCGAACGAACCCGACTCTACGCCCACCGGATGGAAGGCGGTCGGTGGCACGACGTGGACGTAATCAACGACACTCACATCCTCGTCGGCGACATCGGCAACGAGGCCGTCTTCGTGGTCAACACGACGTCGGGCATCCGGGAGTGGACGTGGACCGCCGAGAGCGAACTCCCGATAACCGGCGGCGGGAGCTACGACAAGGACTGGGTCCACATCAACGACGTGGAACTGCTGGACGACGGCCGCATCATGGTGGACTTGCGGAATCAGGACCAAATCGCCTTCCTGAACCGAAGCCGCGGCATCGAGGCCAACTGGACCCTCGGGAGCGAGAACGAGTACGACACCCTGCGCGAACAGCACAATCCGGACTACATTCCCGAAGAGCGAGGCGGCCCGGCCGTCGTCGTCGCCGACTCCGAGAACGACCGCGTCGTGGAGTACCAGCGCGAGAACGGGAGTTGGAACCGGTCGTGGGTCTGGACCGACGACGCGATGCAGTGGCCCCGCGACGCCGACCGCCTGCCCAACGGCAACACCCTCGTCACCGACACCATCGGCGACCGGGTGTTCGAGGTGAACGAGACCGGCGCTATCGTCTGGAAGATACCCGTCGAACGGGCCTACGAGGCCGAACGCCTCGGCACGGGCGGCGAGAGTGCGGGCGGGCCGAGTGCCGCGGCGGCCGGCCTCCAGTCGCGGCGCGCACAGCCGCCGTCGGGACTCGCCGAGCAGTTCGAAGAGGCGGTCCGCGACGCGGTACCCGTCCAAGTCCAGAACGGACTGCTCGGATACTTCTTCCCGTGGTGGATGGGGTTCTACGACGTGCTGGCGACGTTCGCGCTGGTCGCCGTCCTCGCGGTCTGGGGCGGACTCGAACTGTGGTGGTCGTCGCTCTCGCTCCCGACCCGACTACCGTCGAGTCTCGACTCCCTATCCTCGGTCCGGTTGCTCCTCCTGTTGACCGGACTGGCGGCCGTCGGCTACGTCGCCTCGGTGGTCGCGTCGCTGATTTGA
- a CDS encoding DUF7344 domain-containing protein: MQSSLYHVHLPKLADAGIVTYDRDLADGVIDEGPEFETAVAFLEI; the protein is encoded by the coding sequence ATTCAGAGCAGCCTCTACCACGTCCACCTGCCGAAACTGGCCGACGCCGGCATCGTGACCTACGACCGGGACCTCGCCGACGGCGTCATCGACGAGGGACCCGAGTTCGAGACCGCGGTGGCGTTTCTGGAGATCTAA